A stretch of Methylogaea oryzae DNA encodes these proteins:
- the clpS gene encoding ATP-dependent Clp protease adapter ClpS has product MSADGKDDRDGGLAVDEAKPKLKRPPLFKVVLLNDDFTPMDFVVEVLKSFFGMGDEQATQVMLHVHTRGVGVCGVFTRDVAETKVRLVNTYSREHQHPLLCAMEEA; this is encoded by the coding sequence ATGTCGGCGGACGGTAAAGACGATAGGGACGGTGGCCTGGCGGTCGATGAGGCCAAGCCGAAGCTGAAGCGGCCACCGCTGTTCAAAGTGGTTTTGTTGAACGACGATTTCACTCCCATGGATTTCGTCGTCGAAGTGCTCAAGTCGTTTTTCGGCATGGGCGACGAACAAGCCACTCAGGTGATGTTGCACGTGCATACCCGCGGCGTCGGCGTGTGCGGCGTGTTTACCAGGGACGTGGCAGAGACCAAAGTTCGCTTGGTTAACACGTATTCGCGCGAGCATCAGCATCCGTTGCTGTGCGCGATGGAAGAGGCCTAA
- the clpA gene encoding ATP-dependent Clp protease ATP-binding subunit ClpA gives MLSKELEHSLNSAFRNAYMHKHEFVTVEHLLLAMLDDPTGSGILRACGVNLERLRKELDDFIADTMPTIPAGVTRETQPTLGFQRVLQRAVFNVQASGKKEVTGANILVAIFGEQDSHAVYLLGQEDVTRLDVVNYISHGISKTRDEAESGGASPRSQPGSEWEAGEGGAAENPLSKYATNLNEEASQGRIDPLIGRQEEVERTIQILCRRRKNNPLLVGDAGVGKTAIAEGLAKKIVEGEVPEVLLSAVIYALDLGSLVAGTKYRGDFEKRLKALLAQLKKEPNSILFIDEIHTIIGAGSASGGVMDASNLIKPVLASGDLRCIGSTTYQEYRGIFEKDRALARRFQKVDVNEPSIDDTFQILKGLKSRFEAHHHVKYTVAALRSAAELSGRYINDRHLPDKAIDVIDEAGASQHLLPASKRRKVIGAADIEQVVAKIARIPPKSVSSNDKDKLRDLERNLKMLVFGQDEAIGALASAIKLARAGLREGDKPIGCFLFAGPTGVGKTEVTRQLAKVMGIDLIRFDMSEYMERHTVSRLIGAPPGYVGFDQGGLLTEEINKRPHAVLLLDEIEKAHGDVFNLLLQVMDHGTLTDNNGRKADFRNVILVMTTNAGAGEGNRASIGFTRQDHATDSMKAIEKLFSPEFRNRLDSVIQFKPLDFEVIGQVVDKFMFELETQLAERGVFLVLEPEARAWLAERGYDPQMGARPMARVIQENIKKPLAEELLFGRLAGGGRLRIYVDDDALAFAIEASQERAVPA, from the coding sequence ATGTTGAGCAAAGAGCTGGAGCATTCCCTGAATTCGGCGTTTCGCAACGCCTACATGCACAAGCACGAGTTCGTCACCGTGGAGCATTTGCTGCTCGCCATGCTGGACGATCCCACCGGTTCCGGTATCCTGCGCGCCTGCGGCGTCAACTTGGAGCGCTTGCGCAAGGAGTTGGACGATTTCATCGCCGACACCATGCCCACCATTCCGGCCGGGGTGACGCGGGAAACGCAGCCCACTTTGGGCTTCCAGCGCGTTTTGCAGCGAGCCGTGTTCAACGTGCAGGCTTCCGGCAAGAAGGAAGTGACCGGCGCCAATATCCTGGTGGCGATTTTCGGCGAGCAGGATTCCCACGCGGTCTATTTGCTCGGCCAGGAGGACGTCACCCGCCTGGATGTGGTCAACTACATTTCCCACGGCATTTCCAAGACCCGGGACGAGGCCGAGAGCGGCGGAGCGTCTCCCCGCAGCCAGCCGGGTTCCGAATGGGAAGCGGGAGAAGGCGGCGCGGCGGAAAATCCGCTGTCCAAATACGCCACCAATCTCAACGAAGAAGCCAGCCAGGGACGCATCGATCCGCTCATCGGCCGCCAGGAGGAAGTGGAGCGCACCATCCAGATATTGTGCCGGCGGCGCAAGAACAATCCTTTGCTGGTGGGCGACGCCGGCGTGGGGAAAACGGCCATCGCCGAAGGCTTGGCGAAGAAAATCGTCGAAGGCGAAGTGCCGGAGGTGCTGCTCAGCGCGGTGATTTACGCGCTGGATTTGGGCAGCCTGGTGGCCGGCACCAAATACCGCGGCGATTTCGAGAAGCGCCTCAAGGCTTTGCTGGCGCAACTGAAGAAAGAGCCCAACTCCATCCTCTTCATCGACGAAATCCACACCATCATCGGTGCCGGTTCCGCTTCCGGCGGCGTCATGGATGCTTCCAACCTCATCAAGCCGGTGTTGGCTTCCGGCGACCTGCGCTGCATCGGTTCCACCACTTACCAGGAATATCGCGGCATTTTCGAGAAGGATCGGGCGCTGGCGCGCCGTTTCCAGAAAGTGGACGTGAACGAGCCCAGCATCGACGACACGTTCCAGATACTGAAGGGGCTCAAATCCCGTTTCGAAGCCCACCACCACGTTAAGTACACGGTGGCGGCCCTGCGCAGTGCGGCGGAATTGTCCGGCCGCTACATCAACGACCGCCATTTGCCGGACAAGGCCATCGACGTGATCGACGAAGCGGGCGCCAGCCAGCACCTGCTGCCGGCGTCCAAACGCCGCAAGGTGATCGGCGCGGCCGATATCGAACAGGTGGTGGCCAAGATCGCCCGCATTCCGCCCAAGAGCGTGTCGTCCAACGACAAGGACAAGCTGCGCGACCTGGAGCGCAATTTGAAAATGCTGGTGTTCGGGCAGGACGAGGCGATCGGCGCTTTGGCCTCGGCCATCAAACTGGCCCGCGCCGGCCTGCGGGAAGGCGACAAGCCCATCGGCTGTTTCCTGTTCGCCGGCCCCACCGGCGTCGGCAAGACCGAGGTGACGCGCCAACTGGCCAAGGTGATGGGCATCGACCTAATCCGCTTCGACATGTCCGAATACATGGAGCGCCACACCGTGTCGCGCCTGATCGGCGCGCCGCCGGGCTATGTGGGCTTCGACCAGGGCGGCTTGCTCACGGAGGAGATCAACAAGCGTCCCCACGCGGTGTTGTTGCTGGACGAAATCGAAAAAGCCCACGGCGACGTGTTCAACCTGTTGCTGCAGGTGATGGACCACGGCACGCTAACCGACAACAACGGCCGCAAGGCGGATTTCCGCAACGTCATCCTGGTGATGACCACCAACGCCGGTGCCGGCGAGGGTAACCGGGCCTCCATCGGCTTCACGCGCCAGGACCACGCCACGGACAGCATGAAAGCCATCGAGAAGCTGTTCTCGCCGGAATTCCGCAACCGCTTGGATTCGGTCATCCAATTCAAGCCGCTGGACTTCGAGGTGATCGGCCAAGTGGTGGACAAGTTCATGTTCGAACTGGAAACCCAGCTGGCGGAACGGGGCGTATTCCTGGTACTGGAGCCGGAGGCGCGCGCTTGGCTGGCCGAGCGCGGCTACGATCCGCAAATGGGCGCGCGGCCCATGGCGCGGGTCATTCAGGAAAACATCAAAAAGCCTCTGGCCGAAGAACTGCTGTTCGGGCGCTTGGCCGGCGGCGGGCGGCTGCGGATATACGTGGACGACGACGCGCTGGCGTTTGCGATCGAAGCCAGCCAAGAGCGCGCCGTTCCGGCGTAG
- the infA gene encoding translation initiation factor IF-1: MAKEDVIEMEGKIVEALPNTTFRVELDNGHVITAHISGKMRKNYIRILNGDRVKVEMTPYDLTKGRITFRLK, translated from the coding sequence ATGGCGAAAGAAGACGTCATCGAAATGGAGGGCAAGATTGTCGAAGCCCTTCCCAACACCACTTTCCGCGTCGAACTGGACAACGGCCACGTCATTACGGCCCACATTTCCGGCAAAATGCGCAAAAACTATATCCGCATCCTCAACGGGGACCGCGTCAAGGTCGAAATGACGCCTTACGACCTCACCAAAGGCCGCATCACTTTCCGCCTCAAGTAA
- a CDS encoding arginyltransferase, with product MTGLPLLLSAEHDCSYLPERRARSLVATPERPMDGNLYSQLVKHGFRRSGDLVYRPHCHGCSACIALRVPVAAFRPNRAQRRCVKDNADLSATPLPAEFNQEHYRLYRRYLGWRHPDGQMADTTPESYIEFLANDWCDTYFVEFRDQGRLAAVAVVDLLTDGLSAVYTFYEPELERRGLGAYAVLWQIAQAHALGLDYLYLGYWIEECRKMAYKSRYRPFEIYRNGRWLAVNPSQRQGGAATQAEFTRTVV from the coding sequence ATGACCGGCCTGCCGCTGCTGCTCTCCGCTGAGCACGACTGCTCCTATTTGCCGGAACGGCGGGCCCGCTCGCTGGTCGCCACGCCGGAGCGCCCCATGGACGGCAACTTATACAGCCAACTGGTGAAACACGGCTTCCGCCGTTCCGGCGATCTGGTCTACCGCCCCCACTGCCATGGCTGTTCCGCCTGCATCGCGCTACGAGTGCCGGTGGCGGCTTTTCGGCCGAACCGCGCGCAACGGCGCTGCGTCAAGGACAACGCGGATTTAAGCGCAACGCCGCTGCCGGCGGAATTCAACCAGGAACACTACAGGCTCTACCGGCGTTATCTCGGCTGGCGCCACCCGGACGGCCAAATGGCCGACACCACCCCGGAAAGTTACATCGAATTTCTCGCCAACGACTGGTGCGATACCTATTTCGTAGAATTCCGCGACCAGGGCCGCCTGGCGGCGGTCGCCGTGGTGGATTTATTGACGGACGGCTTGTCCGCCGTCTACACCTTCTACGAACCCGAGCTGGAGCGGCGCGGCCTCGGCGCTTACGCCGTGTTGTGGCAAATCGCCCAGGCCCACGCCTTGGGGCTGGACTATCTGTACCTGGGATATTGGATCGAGGAATGCAGAAAAATGGCTTACAAAAGCCGCTACAGGCCGTTTGAAATCTATCGAAACGGACGCTGGCTGGCCGTGAACCCCTCCCAGCGGCAGGGCGGCGCAGCGACGCAGGCGGAATTTACGCGCACTGTGGTATAG
- the aat gene encoding leucyl/phenylalanyl-tRNA--protein transferase yields the protein MLTVLHAGRVGEAFPPLDRALTEPDGLLAMGGDLSPERLQRAYRQGIFPWYSAGQPILWWSPDPRTVLFPEKAVISRSMAKVLRRGRFELSWNRAFGEVVEACADPSCRADAAGTWITPEMQSAYNELHRLGLAHSAEAWEDGRLVGGLYGVAIGRVFFGESMFHRVSNASKAAFLYLMGRLRDWNYALVDCQAHTPHLESLGAESIPRSRFAWLLESHCDELPAPDAWQEHDRPAAAALR from the coding sequence ATGCTCACCGTACTGCACGCCGGCCGCGTCGGCGAAGCCTTTCCCCCGCTGGATCGGGCTTTAACGGAACCGGACGGCCTGCTGGCCATGGGCGGCGACCTGTCGCCGGAGCGCTTGCAGCGCGCTTATCGCCAAGGCATTTTCCCCTGGTACAGCGCAGGCCAGCCCATCCTGTGGTGGTCGCCCGATCCGCGCACGGTGTTGTTTCCGGAAAAAGCCGTGATTTCCCGCAGCATGGCTAAAGTGCTGCGGCGCGGCCGATTCGAATTAAGCTGGAACCGGGCTTTCGGCGAAGTCGTCGAAGCCTGCGCGGACCCGAGTTGCCGAGCTGACGCGGCCGGCACCTGGATCACCCCCGAAATGCAAAGCGCCTATAACGAGTTGCACCGGCTCGGCCTCGCCCATTCCGCCGAAGCTTGGGAAGACGGCCGGCTGGTGGGCGGACTCTATGGAGTCGCCATCGGCCGAGTGTTTTTCGGCGAATCCATGTTCCACCGCGTCAGCAACGCCTCCAAAGCCGCCTTTTTGTATTTGATGGGCCGGTTGCGCGACTGGAACTACGCCCTGGTGGACTGCCAAGCACATACGCCGCACTTGGAAAGCCTGGGAGCCGAATCCATACCCCGCAGCCGTTTCGCCTGGCTGCTGGAAAGCCACTGCGACGAACTCCCGGCCCCCGACGCCTGGCAAGAACATGACCGGCCTGCCGCTGCTGCTCTCCGCTGA
- the trxB gene encoding thioredoxin-disulfide reductase — protein MSQTKHCRLLILGSGPAGYTAAVYAARANLNPVIVTGIQQGGQLTTTTEVDNWPGDADGVQGPELMERMLRHAQRFNTEIVFDHIHTAELSKKPFTLTGDAGVYTCDALIIATGASAKYLGLPSEEAFQGRGVSACATCDGFFYRNKPVAVIGGGNTAVEEALYLSNIASHVTVVHRRDAFRSEKILADKLKAKAAGGNVTIEWNHTLEEVLGDNSGVTGIRIKNVQDGKSKDLTLDGVFIAIGHSPNTGIFDGQLDMRNGYLTVKGAGSGDGNATATSVPGVFAAGDVADSVYRQAITSAGAGCMAALDAERYLDQLA, from the coding sequence ATGAGCCAAACCAAGCATTGCCGACTTCTCATCCTAGGTTCCGGCCCAGCCGGATACACCGCCGCCGTGTATGCCGCACGGGCCAATTTGAATCCGGTCATAGTCACCGGCATCCAACAAGGCGGACAGCTGACCACCACCACGGAGGTGGACAACTGGCCCGGCGATGCGGACGGCGTGCAAGGCCCGGAACTGATGGAGCGCATGCTGCGCCACGCGCAGCGCTTCAACACGGAAATCGTTTTCGACCACATCCACACGGCGGAGCTGTCGAAAAAGCCGTTCACCCTGACCGGCGACGCCGGCGTCTACACCTGCGACGCCCTCATCATCGCCACCGGCGCCTCGGCCAAGTACCTGGGCCTGCCGTCGGAAGAGGCCTTCCAGGGCCGCGGCGTGTCCGCCTGCGCCACTTGCGACGGCTTCTTCTACCGCAACAAGCCGGTGGCGGTCATCGGCGGCGGCAACACAGCGGTGGAAGAAGCGCTGTACCTGTCGAACATCGCCTCCCACGTCACCGTGGTGCACCGTCGCGACGCCTTCCGCTCCGAGAAAATCCTGGCGGACAAGCTGAAAGCCAAAGCCGCCGGCGGCAACGTCACCATCGAATGGAACCACACCCTGGAAGAGGTGCTGGGCGACAACAGCGGCGTCACCGGCATTCGCATCAAGAACGTGCAGGACGGCAAAAGCAAGGACCTCACCCTGGACGGCGTGTTCATCGCCATCGGCCACAGCCCCAACACCGGCATCTTCGACGGCCAACTGGACATGCGCAACGGCTACTTGACCGTCAAAGGCGCCGGCAGCGGCGATGGCAACGCCACCGCCACCAGCGTGCCGGGCGTGTTCGCCGCCGGCGATGTGGCCGACTCGGTCTACCGCCAAGCCATCACGTCGGCCGGCGCGGGCTGCATGGCCGCCCTCGACGCGGAACGCTATCTGGATCAACTGGCTTAA
- a CDS encoding DNA translocase FtsK — protein MQLDNDNIIETPTPSVWNRGLRELAFLGYGALAVFLLIALISYDLADGGWSHSGGDEPIRNTAGAVGAWMADLCLYLFGIASYLLPLAVASRGYRAYRGLSAPVLAAPWLKWLRYGAALATLVVAAAMVQILWPHAGLSLPGDSGGVLGMGLASWLLGSFGSHGAKLLLWAAFLGGLTLAGGISWIAVVDWAGQTAVNGFMRLFGRLRRPRRAEYGGEEAEDPPYAPPAPVKRKAPAPRREPPPAPAPAPAFNQTVVDDELPEPALQRSAPPAKLKPVDFSKVGKGELPSLTLLSDSKGKVKVKAYSEADLEHMARQLETILADFGVSVEVIEIHPGPVITRFEIQPAAGIKVSRISGLAKDLARALLVPSVRIVEIIPGKSYVGIEIPNQEREIVLMRDVLGSSEYANLDTPLTLVLGKDISGRPSVANLAKMPHLLVAGTTGSGKSVAVNVMILSLLYKATPEQVRLIMIDPKMLELSVYEEIPHLLTPVVTDMKEAANALRWCVAEMERRYKLMSKLGVRNIIGYNEKVQEAIANGAPIRDPLIPPGYVLDEGMDYPTLAPLPYIVIVIDEFADMMMIVGKKVEELIARLAQKARAAGVHLILATQRPSVDVITGLIKANIPTRVAFQVSSKIDSRTIIDQGGAEALLGNGDMLYLPPGSGLPMRVHGAFVSDAEVHRVVEFLKQTGPADYLEDIVNFSVEGSENGGGGGGGTYTGEDGNGEGDALYDEAVRFVTETRKASISSVQRKLQIGYNRAARMIEQMEMAGIVGPAERNGNRTVLAPPPPPAY, from the coding sequence GTGCAGTTGGACAACGACAACATCATCGAGACGCCGACTCCGTCGGTGTGGAACCGGGGACTGCGCGAATTGGCATTTCTCGGCTATGGCGCCTTGGCGGTCTTTTTGCTGATTGCCTTGATCAGTTACGACTTGGCCGACGGCGGCTGGTCCCACAGCGGCGGCGACGAGCCCATCCGCAACACGGCCGGGGCGGTGGGCGCCTGGATGGCGGATTTGTGTTTGTATCTGTTCGGCATCGCGTCCTATTTGCTGCCGCTGGCGGTGGCCAGCCGTGGCTATCGCGCTTATCGCGGCCTGTCGGCCCCGGTCCTGGCCGCGCCTTGGCTGAAGTGGCTGCGCTATGGTGCGGCCCTGGCGACCTTGGTGGTGGCCGCCGCCATGGTGCAGATCCTTTGGCCCCACGCCGGCTTGTCCCTGCCCGGCGACAGCGGCGGCGTTCTCGGCATGGGACTGGCTTCCTGGCTATTGGGCAGCTTCGGCTCCCACGGGGCCAAGCTCTTGCTCTGGGCGGCTTTTCTCGGCGGGTTGACCCTGGCCGGCGGCATTTCCTGGATCGCCGTCGTGGACTGGGCCGGCCAGACGGCGGTCAACGGCTTCATGCGCTTGTTCGGCCGCTTGCGCCGGCCGCGTCGCGCGGAATACGGCGGCGAGGAAGCGGAGGATCCCCCCTACGCCCCACCGGCCCCGGTCAAGCGCAAAGCTCCCGCCCCGCGGCGCGAGCCGCCGCCTGCGCCTGCCCCGGCTCCGGCTTTCAACCAAACGGTGGTGGACGACGAGCTTCCTGAACCCGCCTTGCAGCGCAGCGCTCCGCCCGCCAAGCTGAAGCCGGTGGATTTCTCCAAGGTCGGCAAGGGCGAGTTGCCCAGCCTGACTCTGCTCAGCGACAGCAAGGGCAAAGTCAAGGTCAAGGCCTACAGCGAAGCCGACCTGGAGCACATGGCGCGGCAGCTGGAAACCATCCTGGCCGATTTCGGCGTCAGCGTGGAAGTGATCGAAATCCACCCCGGCCCGGTCATCACCCGCTTCGAAATCCAGCCCGCCGCCGGCATCAAGGTGAGCCGCATTTCCGGCCTGGCCAAGGACCTGGCCCGCGCGTTATTGGTGCCCAGCGTCCGCATCGTGGAGATCATCCCCGGCAAGAGCTACGTGGGCATCGAGATCCCCAACCAGGAGCGGGAGATCGTGCTGATGCGCGACGTGCTGGGCTCCTCGGAATACGCCAACCTGGATACGCCCCTGACCCTGGTGCTGGGCAAAGACATCAGCGGCCGTCCGTCCGTCGCCAATCTGGCGAAAATGCCCCACCTGCTGGTGGCCGGCACCACCGGTTCCGGCAAGTCGGTGGCGGTCAACGTGATGATCTTGAGCCTGCTGTACAAGGCCACGCCGGAACAGGTGCGGCTCATCATGATCGACCCCAAGATGCTGGAGCTGTCGGTTTACGAGGAAATTCCCCACCTACTCACGCCGGTGGTCACCGACATGAAGGAAGCCGCCAACGCCTTGCGCTGGTGCGTGGCGGAAATGGAACGGCGCTACAAGCTCATGTCCAAGCTGGGCGTGCGCAACATCATCGGCTACAACGAGAAAGTCCAGGAGGCCATCGCCAACGGCGCGCCGATTCGCGACCCCTTGATTCCGCCCGGCTACGTGCTGGACGAGGGTATGGATTATCCCACCCTGGCGCCTCTGCCCTACATCGTCATCGTCATCGACGAATTCGCCGACATGATGATGATCGTCGGCAAGAAGGTGGAAGAACTCATCGCCCGTTTGGCGCAAAAAGCCCGCGCCGCCGGCGTGCACCTGATCCTCGCCACCCAGCGTCCGTCGGTGGACGTCATCACCGGCCTGATCAAGGCCAACATCCCCACCCGCGTGGCGTTCCAGGTGTCGTCGAAAATCGACTCGCGCACCATCATCGACCAGGGCGGCGCCGAAGCCCTGCTGGGCAACGGCGACATGCTCTATCTGCCGCCCGGCAGCGGCCTGCCCATGCGCGTGCACGGCGCTTTCGTCTCCGACGCGGAAGTGCACCGGGTGGTGGAGTTCCTCAAGCAGACGGGACCGGCCGACTACCTGGAGGACATCGTCAACTTCTCCGTGGAAGGCAGCGAAAACGGCGGCGGAGGAGGCGGCGGCACCTATACCGGCGAGGACGGCAACGGCGAGGGCGACGCCCTTTACGACGAGGCGGTGCGCTTCGTGACGGAAACGCGCAAGGCCTCCATCTCCAGCGTGCAGCGCAAGCTGCAAATCGGCTACAACCGCGCCGCCCGCATGATCGAGCAGATGGAAATGGCCGGCATCGTCGGCCCCGCCGAACGCAACGGCAACCGCACGGTCCTGGCCCCGCCGCCACCGCCGGCCTATTGA
- the lolA gene encoding outer membrane lipoprotein chaperone LolA gives MRVFLTLALLLTAAIAGAAESPVDRLMRSIDSSKTLQADFTQVSVDELGSPRHKATGVFYLQKPGKFRWDYAKPYKQQVITSNGKVWFYDVDLEQVTVKRMDKAIGSTPALLLTGQVSLKDNFTLEQQGEDEGITWVKLLPKGEESTFKYVTIGLQGDVLSGMELADNFGQLTRIYFSNVKSGGKLDPALFEFTAPKGVDVFEDQ, from the coding sequence ATGCGCGTTTTTCTGACTCTCGCTCTGTTGTTGACCGCCGCCATCGCCGGCGCCGCCGAATCCCCGGTGGATCGCCTCATGCGCTCCATCGACAGCAGTAAAACCCTGCAAGCGGATTTCACCCAGGTTTCCGTGGACGAACTGGGCAGCCCGCGCCACAAAGCCACCGGCGTGTTCTATTTGCAAAAGCCCGGCAAATTCCGTTGGGACTACGCCAAGCCATACAAACAGCAGGTGATCACCAGCAACGGCAAGGTGTGGTTTTACGATGTGGACCTGGAGCAGGTCACGGTGAAACGCATGGACAAGGCCATCGGCTCCACCCCGGCGCTGCTGCTCACCGGCCAGGTGTCCCTCAAGGACAATTTCACCCTGGAACAGCAGGGCGAGGACGAAGGCATCACCTGGGTCAAGCTGCTGCCCAAAGGCGAGGAAAGCACCTTCAAATACGTCACCATCGGCCTGCAAGGCGACGTGCTCAGCGGCATGGAACTGGCGGACAACTTCGGCCAGCTCACCCGCATCTATTTCAGCAACGTCAAATCCGGCGGCAAGCTGGACCCGGCCCTGTTCGAATTCACCGCGCCGAAGGGGGTGGATGTGTTCGAGGATCAGTAA
- a CDS encoding addiction module protein → MYASVKDLGIDRLSVAERILLVEEIWDSIAAESAAMPIPEAHKEELDRRLAAYQDNPQTGSSWEDVKARLQNAP, encoded by the coding sequence ATGTATGCCAGCGTTAAAGATTTGGGCATCGATCGGCTCAGCGTTGCCGAACGCATCCTGTTGGTGGAGGAGATTTGGGACAGCATTGCCGCGGAATCGGCGGCGATGCCCATACCCGAGGCGCATAAGGAGGAGCTGGACCGCAGGCTGGCGGCTTATCAAGACAATCCCCAGACCGGCTCCAGTTGGGAGGACGTCAAGGCGCGGTTGCAAAACGCGCCGTGA
- a CDS encoding type II toxin-antitoxin system RelE/ParE family toxin, with protein MINRLIIRPEAEADLADAQAWYEAQRKGLAAEFLLSVEEALERIGRIPSMYSATYRDIRRVLLRRFPYVIYYRIVRDDVVIVAVLHTARNPRLWKSRTPKG; from the coding sequence GTGATTAACCGCTTGATTATCCGCCCGGAGGCGGAGGCTGACTTGGCCGATGCGCAGGCGTGGTATGAGGCGCAACGGAAGGGTTTGGCGGCGGAGTTCTTGTTGAGTGTGGAAGAGGCTCTGGAGCGTATTGGACGCATACCTTCCATGTATTCGGCGACGTACCGCGACATTCGACGGGTATTGCTGCGTCGTTTTCCTTATGTCATCTACTACCGTATCGTGCGGGACGATGTTGTCATCGTTGCCGTACTTCATACCGCACGCAATCCCCGCTTGTGGAAGTCCCGAACGCCAAAGGGCTGA